In one window of Pseudoalteromonas espejiana DSM 9414 DNA:
- a CDS encoding beta strand repeat-containing protein: MESNQLLVIDLKGSAGVVLEDGTIKPLEVGDTISVGDLVVTADNSSLMIDVQGETLSIPANQNVKITPDLIAKEARESSETTVFDDSLDAAIASLEQGDNNEGQTAANADVTDFLDALEGDGDILDNLEATAAGGGGAAGSGGGNSFVQLTRISESVDPNSVAFDSSFDPNSTEAFNLRDTSDGIVPDDSTASISLNELGITNSSQPTISGTSENLIGETVNITVTDEDGNSQVVTAVIGPDGTFEITLPNPIADGPVDVVVEAVDPDGNAFNDAISIEIDTTAPVINIDPVADSASQTVTVTGSVAGLNTGDNVSVTLTDSTGTQQTVVTQVDAQGNWSITTTSPLAEGEFSVNAVAVDAAGNQAIDQAIASVDLTAPEISVTVAGETNNATPPLTGTTSGVPQGTEVTITVTNSVGDVQLLTAVTAEDGSWSVDVGTALPEGDFTVDAQVSDSVGNQALASDAGIIDLTAPIVEINAIADTQDTTPVITGSVQDMPAGSVITVVITDVNGQTQTLLTQTNDDGSWSVSVSTPLAQGEFDVNATVTDNAGNQAQAIEQGLVDLTSPEITVTAIADTNDATPTFVGRVDGAPEGSVITVLVTDSDGNLQTLTTTLEADGTWSVESPSAIPGGDFNVTATVSDPAGNEASAQTSGEVTFAPISIQINSIADTNDTTPFLSGNTGNVPAGATITLTITASDGSTFTLLAVTQDDGSWTAQVTQPLPEGDFTVVAAVIDDSGNEAQASTVGNVDLTVSINFIIDTNDTTPTISGSTQDVDAGAVVTVTFTGSDGATETVQVTTNADGTWSIEATDELVEGQFTVVATVTDAAGNTASASEVGEIDLTDPAITINPIEDTNDTTPSVTGSVVDVPQGTEVTLVITDSNGNQQTITAVTNADGSYSADIVNELSEGDFTVTASVSDEAGNSSTATVTGTVDLTPPSVTIDTLGDSNDTTPAISGSTQGLSAGSVVTVIVTDSAGAEQQFVTAINGDGTWNIDVPQALAEGEFTVVANVSDSAGNTAQDSQAGNIDLTAPTISVNPFTDSNDTTPSFSGTTSDVEPGSLITVLVTDSNGDSQTLTAVVAQDGSWQVGATDAIAEGEFTITATATDSAGNEASASTTGIIDTAAPTVTVDPVGNTNDTTPTISGTATGEPEGTVVTITVTDEAGNPQIITTEVQADGTFSVDVPNELSEGEFTVEVSVTDTAGNETTETTTGEVDTAAPSVIIDPVGDINDTTPTISGTATGEPEGTVVTITVTDEAGNPQIITTEVQADGTFSVDVPNELSEGEFTVEVSVTDTAGNETTATTTGEVDTAAPSVIIDPVGDTNDTTPTISGTATGEPEGTVVTITVTDEAGNPQIITTEVQADGTFSVDVPNELSEGEFTVEVSVTDTAGNETTALPMQQAIPGAPCKWAPLIP; encoded by the coding sequence ATGGAATCTAATCAATTATTAGTTATTGACCTAAAAGGTTCTGCAGGTGTTGTTTTAGAAGACGGCACAATTAAACCACTTGAGGTGGGCGATACTATTTCTGTTGGCGATTTAGTAGTAACAGCCGACAATTCATCGTTAATGATTGATGTGCAAGGCGAGACACTTTCAATCCCTGCTAATCAAAATGTAAAAATTACGCCAGATTTAATAGCTAAAGAAGCACGAGAAAGCAGCGAAACCACTGTATTTGATGACAGCCTTGATGCAGCAATAGCGAGCTTAGAGCAAGGTGATAATAACGAAGGTCAAACAGCTGCAAATGCTGATGTAACCGACTTTTTAGATGCCCTAGAGGGCGATGGTGACATTTTAGATAACTTAGAAGCAACGGCTGCCGGCGGCGGTGGTGCTGCGGGTTCTGGCGGTGGTAATTCTTTTGTACAGCTCACTCGTATTTCTGAAAGTGTTGACCCTAACAGTGTGGCGTTTGATTCTAGCTTTGACCCTAATTCAACCGAGGCATTTAATTTACGAGACACTTCAGATGGGATTGTGCCTGATGATAGCACTGCGTCTATATCATTAAATGAATTAGGAATAACTAACTCATCTCAACCTACTATTAGCGGTACTAGTGAAAACCTTATCGGTGAAACTGTTAATATAACGGTGACAGATGAAGATGGTAACTCGCAAGTAGTTACTGCGGTTATTGGTCCCGATGGCACATTTGAAATCACACTACCAAACCCAATAGCTGATGGCCCAGTTGATGTTGTTGTTGAGGCAGTAGACCCTGATGGTAATGCGTTTAACGATGCTATTTCTATTGAAATTGATACCACAGCACCTGTTATTAATATTGACCCAGTTGCTGACTCTGCATCGCAAACGGTTACGGTAACAGGCTCTGTTGCGGGTTTAAATACCGGTGATAATGTATCTGTAACGCTTACAGATAGTACGGGTACTCAGCAAACAGTTGTTACGCAAGTAGATGCACAAGGCAATTGGAGCATTACAACCACGTCGCCATTAGCAGAGGGCGAGTTTAGTGTAAATGCTGTAGCAGTAGATGCCGCTGGTAACCAAGCGATAGACCAAGCTATTGCAAGTGTTGACCTAACAGCGCCTGAAATTAGTGTAACGGTTGCAGGAGAGACGAATAATGCAACGCCTCCTTTAACCGGTACAACCAGTGGCGTACCGCAAGGCACAGAGGTAACAATAACGGTTACTAATAGCGTAGGAGATGTACAGCTGTTAACTGCTGTTACCGCTGAAGATGGAAGCTGGTCGGTGGATGTTGGAACTGCATTACCTGAGGGCGATTTTACGGTAGATGCGCAAGTAAGTGATAGTGTAGGAAATCAGGCACTAGCAAGTGATGCTGGTATTATAGATTTAACCGCACCTATTGTTGAAATTAATGCCATTGCAGATACGCAAGATACAACACCTGTAATTACAGGTTCAGTACAAGATATGCCAGCAGGCTCAGTAATTACCGTAGTTATTACTGATGTTAATGGTCAAACCCAAACGCTTTTAACACAAACTAACGATGACGGTAGTTGGTCTGTCAGTGTATCGACGCCTTTAGCGCAAGGTGAGTTTGATGTAAACGCAACGGTTACTGACAATGCGGGTAACCAAGCGCAAGCTATTGAACAAGGTTTAGTTGACCTAACAAGCCCTGAAATCACGGTTACAGCAATTGCTGATACTAACGATGCTACTCCAACTTTTGTTGGGCGTGTTGATGGTGCGCCAGAGGGTTCAGTAATCACTGTTTTAGTAACAGACAGTGACGGTAATCTACAAACATTGACCACAACACTTGAAGCCGATGGCACATGGAGTGTTGAATCACCCAGTGCCATTCCTGGTGGCGACTTTAATGTTACAGCTACGGTTAGCGACCCTGCGGGTAATGAAGCATCAGCACAAACAAGTGGTGAAGTGACCTTTGCGCCTATCTCAATTCAAATAAACTCGATTGCAGATACAAACGATACCACGCCATTTTTAAGTGGTAATACCGGTAACGTACCTGCAGGCGCCACCATTACATTAACTATTACAGCAAGTGATGGCAGCACATTTACTTTATTAGCGGTAACTCAAGACGATGGCTCGTGGACTGCGCAGGTTACGCAGCCGCTACCAGAAGGTGATTTTACCGTTGTTGCTGCAGTAATTGATGACTCAGGTAATGAAGCACAAGCAAGTACAGTTGGTAATGTAGATTTAACAGTAAGTATTAACTTTATAATTGATACAAACGATACCACACCAACAATTAGCGGTTCTACACAAGATGTAGATGCCGGGGCGGTAGTTACCGTTACCTTTACAGGCAGCGATGGCGCAACAGAAACCGTACAAGTAACAACTAATGCAGATGGAACCTGGTCAATAGAAGCAACCGATGAGCTGGTGGAAGGGCAGTTTACTGTGGTTGCAACGGTTACTGACGCGGCCGGTAATACGGCTTCTGCAAGCGAAGTTGGCGAAATAGATTTAACTGATCCTGCAATTACTATTAATCCTATTGAAGATACAAACGACACAACACCAAGTGTTACTGGCAGTGTAGTGGATGTACCACAAGGTACAGAAGTAACACTGGTAATTACCGATAGTAACGGTAATCAACAAACAATTACCGCAGTGACTAATGCTGATGGAAGCTATAGTGCCGATATTGTAAACGAGCTTAGTGAAGGCGATTTTACAGTAACTGCAAGTGTGAGTGATGAAGCAGGTAATAGCAGTACTGCAACTGTTACAGGCACCGTTGATTTAACACCGCCTAGCGTTACCATAGATACTTTAGGCGATAGCAACGATACAACGCCTGCTATTTCAGGTTCAACCCAAGGGTTATCTGCTGGCAGTGTAGTGACTGTAATTGTTACCGATAGTGCAGGTGCTGAACAACAGTTTGTAACTGCAATAAATGGCGATGGCACATGGAATATTGATGTGCCACAAGCGCTGGCTGAAGGTGAGTTTACTGTTGTAGCAAATGTGAGTGATAGCGCGGGTAATACTGCACAAGATTCTCAAGCGGGTAATATTGACCTTACGGCTCCAACAATTAGTGTTAATCCATTTACAGATTCTAACGACACGACCCCTAGCTTTAGTGGCACAACAAGCGATGTTGAGCCAGGAAGTTTGATCACCGTATTAGTGACAGATTCAAACGGCGATTCACAAACATTAACTGCAGTTGTTGCACAAGATGGCTCTTGGCAAGTAGGCGCAACGGATGCAATTGCTGAAGGTGAGTTTACTATTACAGCCACGGCAACTGACTCAGCAGGTAATGAAGCATCGGCTTCAACTACAGGCATTATTGATACTGCCGCGCCAACGGTTACTGTTGATCCTGTAGGCAACACTAACGATACAACACCTACTATTTCAGGCACCGCAACGGGTGAGCCAGAAGGCACCGTTGTTACCATTACAGTCACCGATGAAGCGGGTAACCCACAAATCATCACTACCGAAGTGCAAGCTGACGGCACCTTTAGCGTGGATGTACCCAATGAATTAAGTGAAGGTGAATTTACTGTTGAAGTATCGGTTACCGATACTGCGGGTAATGAAACCACCGAAACCACAACCGGTGAAGTAGATACGGCTGCGCCATCAGTCATAATCGACCCTGTAGGCGATATTAACGACACCACACCCACAATTTCAGGCACCGCAACGGGTGAGCCAGAGGGCACCGTTGTTACTATTACGGTTACTGATGAAGCGGGTAATCCACAAATCATCACTACCGAAGTGCAAGCCGATGGCACCTTTAGCGTGGATGTACCCAATGAATTAAGTGAAGGTGAATTTACTGTTGAAGTATCGGTTACCGATACTGCGGGTAATGAAACCACAGCAACCACAACCGGTGAAGTGGATACGGCCGCGCCATCAGTGATAATCGACCCTGTGGGCGATACTAACGACACCACACCCACAATTTCAGGCACCGCAACGGGCGAGCCAGAGGGCACCGTTGTTACTATTACGGTTACTGATGAAGCGGGTAACCCGCAAATTATCACTACCGAAGTGCAAGCTGATGGCACCTTTAGTGTGGATGTACCGAATGAATTAAGTGAAGGTGAATTCACCGTTGAAGTATCGGTTACCGATACTG